The segment CCAAATAGCAAAGCATCACAGATGGAAACTTGGTGAATACATTTCTTTATACAGCTTTTGAGAAAAGATAAAAATGAATGAAGAAGAACAACTGAAACTACAGCACAATGTTGCTGGGAAATTCAACATTTATATGAAATATTCCCATTTGAGATACTCTAACACTAGTTACGGTCAGCAATTTACCATATGTCAGCTTACACAAACAATCCATGCCCACACTTTACCATCTCCGCACCACAATTAAATTTCATTTCTTTGGTTGCCCACAAATTGTGGGAACCAGAGGTAAAATAAGGTGAGAGTTTTTAGATCTCAATTCAACTTACATTGCCGTTTTCAATCACCTCTGGAACCTTGTAAGAATCCACCCTCACCTCCCTCAGTTGTAAGCCCGGAAACAACGACTGCACCCATAAAGCAAAAACCAGTGGTTATTGAAGTAAACCGAAAACAATCGGGTAATCATTACCGGAAAAAAAAATATACAAGTGAAAGAGAAATATTAAAACTTACATCCAATTCCCTTTGAACATAACGTGCGCGTTTCTTTGGCCTTTTTCGAGGGCGACGCCCAACCATCACCATGAAATCCTCCTCGATCTCTTTCTTCGACAGCGGCACCGAGAATTTCGGTCGTGCTCTTTTGTTCTCGTCTGCCGCCGTCGCCGACGCTACCGACGGTCCTCTTACTCTTACTCTGGATGAGTTGATCACCTCATTCTTCGTCGGAGAACTGTGGTTGCTGTTCGTTTCTCCACCATCAATCGGAGCTTTGCACGCCGCACGCCTCGTCCTGAGATTCCACGACCTCGTCTCCACCTCCACCTCCACCGTCGGCGattcttccttctctttttctttgtcTTTCCATTTCTGTTTAGGCTCTTTGAATTCATTCTCATCGACCACCATCTCATCACCGTCGGAGACTTTGTCCCTAAAAATTGCATCTTTGATCTTATCCGCCGCCGTTTTAAGATCCTTCATAATCTTCTCCCTAACAGCCTCGATCCCCTCCGCGGTCTCTCCCTTCGGAATCATCAAGCGCTGCTCCCTCCCATAATCGTTGGTCGGAGACGACGCCGATTCTTGCCGCCTCATCCCACCAACCATCAAGCCCTCAAATTTCGACGGGGGAGATCGGCGTCTCTGAAAGCGAGGACGACGATGACGATCAGCAAAGGAGGCGGAGGAAGATTCGTCGGTGGCGGTGGCGGTGGCGGTGGCGGCGGCGGAAGCATCACCAAGTTTCATACACCTTAGATACCTCTGATTCCCCCACTTCAAACATGGGAGATTGAAATTGTGAAGAGGATACGATCTGTCGGTTCCCATCGCCATGTCTCTATCACCAGAACACACCATTGGTCGCATAAAAAACACACTGGCCAAGCTCAATCTTTCAAACAGCCAACGGAGAgaggttttatatatatataaatttgattTCCCGTTGAGGATTGGTTCCTTCTTTGCGAATGCCAATCACGGTTTTAACGTTCGGGTATATGAGATTTTTGGAGGGTTTTCTCGTAATTTTAAGTCTTCGGTGGAGCGCTTCAGGCTAAAGTGCGCCCCGGTGCTTACATTAGGGGACCTGACTTCACCCGGGTGATACGTCGTTTTGAGTTACATGGTTGGCCTAACTACCGTTTGATAAAAACCacgttttttaatttaatttcccTTCTCCTTCTTGTACTTGATAATTTATACATTGCATtgcattttatttataatatttgtacTCACTTCTAACCATTTAAATGTCTTGTTATTcgattttaacatttttaaatattatatttatggtattttttaatttaatatatacatttaataaatatttaaaggtAACTTTTAAGgtttaattcaattaaaatatgatactacatttaatatataatttaatactcatagggttttatttttatttgtcttcATGATTTTATGGCTTGTTAAATATGTGTTGTTGAAAtaacttaaatttttatataaacaattttatgtaaaaaataattttaagttttttttgtaattttatataaaattagggttaaattgataatatatataaaattaaaaactaaaattattattataccaattaaaaagTGGAGTGAACAcattaataatgaaattataatatTCTTAATTAAATAGACATAATTAAGTAACCGATATTCTAGTTAAAATAAGAAAGGTGAACATGATGAAACAGTAATAGCTCTCTGATTGAACATAAATGAGACTAGTTATAGtagtaaaaagaaaaagagttggaatttaattcaaaatttccaagtttgataaattttttatttttaaaattaattgaagATAAATTTCAAATAACTTAATTCATTCGATTAGATAAAAGATAAGTTTGAGTTTTATAGTTGACTTCAAACCTATTGGGATAAAGCTCATAATAagattaaactaaaaataaaaattccaaaGTATTTGGATTAAATATTACAAGAGCAGGCTAACACAAATAACAATTTGGTTTTCAAAACATATTCACCTTTTtcctaaaatgaaattttgtcATAGGCGCATGTAtttaacatacaataaataattaaatatatagttTAAAATTAATTGTATAGTTGATGTAGATAATAAATTGtatattaaaatgaaattttagtcgagtgataaaattaaaattttaataaattaattggtGTGTGTTCAAattctattataattatattataatcgaGTTGGTTTCagtattatgtatattttaaaaaaaaattaaaatactttcaATTTTAATTCCATACTTTTCAATCACTAACTCAATTAAGACTTAATAAATTGTATaaataatgtatataacattcatgatttttttaatgatgaaaattttaaacttcGTAAAACATTGTCACTTATTTCAGTAAATTTCTATGGATTATTAACTTTTAAATATATTCATttataaaaacaaataaattttaCGATAATTATGGGGCGAGGACACCAAAACCTATTCACCTTACATAACAGAAAAATTTTAAGCCGGCTTATAAAATATAGGATTAATTAGTACAGTAGTGGGACATGTTAAATTATTGTATTTCCTTTACGTATAATTATATTATGTGATAGAAAATTATAATATTGCTTAAAaccatattttattataatatttttataaattctttATATTTTTCAAGGTTGGTTTTTTGGTATATGATAAAGTTCTTGAACTCTTTTGCAAAAAAAATTAACTGAGTCATTGCAAACCTTTTGCAACTCAAATGGGCCACTGAACTAATAAAATCAATCAAATTGGCTCTTTGATCGTTTCTAGTGAAATTGCTAATGTGGTCATTAGCGACACTCTAGTCATCCAATCGTTGTTGATGTGCATTACTAGGTCAACATGTTATAttagcaaaaaaataaaaataatttattttccttttacccatttttatttctttcccattctctctctctctcttttccttttctttctttctcctttcCTCCTAAAAACCCTAGTTGTTGCCGTTGAGGTTTTATATAATGGCCCAAAGTCTATTGGTGTCGGAAACGACAGTTTCAGAACCCCATATTTCAATGATTAAGTCAGtacatattatttaatagtatttATAAGGTTATTATAGTATTGTACTAAATTTTGGTGTAATAATTTTAGTTATGTGGAAAGTTTGTTAAGATACAAGTGTATCAATTCAAAAGTCAGTAATTGTGGAAATTGAGGTTTTAGGACCTCATTTCGATAAATTAatctcataaatatttattaaaaatatttacagagttattgAATTAGTGAATTAGATTTTGAATAAGTAATTTCAAGATTTAATGACTAATtaaggtataaggattaaatagtagAAACTGTAAATGTTGAATTTCATCGATTTTATTAGTAATTGGGTTAATTATGAGATGTTTGAGGTTTGAAATGGCAACTTGGCAATTGTATGATATGTTGGATGGCTGGCACTTATCTTTTTAGTGAGATGGggg is part of the Gossypium arboreum isolate Shixiya-1 chromosome 5, ASM2569848v2, whole genome shotgun sequence genome and harbors:
- the LOC108475445 gene encoding uncharacterized protein LOC108475445 gives rise to the protein MRPMVCSGDRDMAMGTDRSYPLHNFNLPCLKWGNQRYLRCMKLGDASAAATATATATDESSSASFADRHRRPRFQRRRSPPSKFEGLMVGGMRRQESASSPTNDYGREQRLMIPKGETAEGIEAVREKIMKDLKTAADKIKDAIFRDKVSDGDEMVVDENEFKEPKQKWKDKEKEKEESPTVEVEVETRSWNLRTRRAACKAPIDGGETNSNHSSPTKNEVINSSRVRVRGPSVASATAADENKRARPKFSVPLSKKEIEEDFMVMVGRRPRKRPKKRARYVQRELDSLFPGLQLREVRVDSYKVPEVIENGNVS